In the Pedobacter cryoconitis genome, CGGGAGTTTTTACGACTTCCTCACCAATTTTTGTAGGAAAGTAAAAGTTGTATTCTTCAAAATTAAGTTTATGCTTCAGTAAAAAATCAATGCTATTCACGATTAACTTTTTAATGGTATCATCGAACTTAAATTTGAGATCTGCTTTTAATAGAAACTGTATAATAGCACAGCTTCCATGTGTAATTCCAGTATAAATACCACCATTACTAAATTTTGGTGATTTCCAAAATAAATGACCGTCTTTATCCTGAATTGAAATAAAGGATATTGCCTTAACTATCTTTAAGATCGCATCTCGTGAAACCTGCGTATCCCTATTGAGCAGATAATATCCCTGTGCCAGAAAACCGGTAAAAGGGTCAAAATCCTGGGCTTCAATATTTTTGTCAACAAAATCATCAGCTATTACATCCAGATCATTCAGTAGCTCATCTGAGCTGATGTCCAATAGATCCTGATCTTTCATATAACTTAAAAAGATACCCAAATCAGCCATTTCCTTCCCTAATGTATCAGAAACATATCCGCTATTGATGTCTTCCAGTATCTCTGAAACAATTTCTTCAGTTAAGTCATTGTATTGCCCCTCTCCAGAAAAGTCGCTATAAGAACTTAGGAACAAGGCTGCTCCCAGTCTCCCGTCTTTCACAGAAATCCGAGGTAGCGAGCTGTAGTTTTCAGATAAAATCTTAGCAATTTCATTAATCTTATTCTTCATAACTTAATTTGCATGAATAGTATTATGATGGTAAGATATAAATTTTTAAAAACATAAACTATAATGTTGACTAAGATAAAATCATGCTAATTAAAAATTAATAAAAAAGGCTTTGCCGATCAACCAGCAAAGCCCCTAAAAAAATCAACTACCTATTATTAAACTATTTTTTCGGCATTAATACCGCATCGATTACATGCGTTACCCCATTGCTTGAAACTGCATCTGTGATGGTAATTTTTGCATCATTCACATACCACTGACCATCTTTTTTAGAGAATTTAATTTTCTGTCCCTGAACAGTAGTCAGTTCCAGGCCATCTTTTAAATCAGCAGCTTTATAATTTCCTGCGACAACATGATAAGTTAAAACACCAGCAAGATCTTTTTTCATTTCTGGTTTAAGCAATTTAGCTACAGTACCAGCAGGCAATTTATCAAAAGCCTCGTTTGTAGGTGCAAATACTGTAAAAGGGCCTTTTCCACTTAAAGTTTCTGCTAAACCAGCAGCTTTAACAGCAGCAACCAATGTAGTATGAT is a window encoding:
- a CDS encoding lanthionine synthetase LanC family protein, whose amino-acid sequence is MKNKINEIAKILSENYSSLPRISVKDGRLGAALFLSSYSDFSGEGQYNDLTEEIVSEILEDINSGYVSDTLGKEMADLGIFLSYMKDQDLLDISSDELLNDLDVIADDFVDKNIEAQDFDPFTGFLAQGYYLLNRDTQVSRDAILKIVKAISFISIQDKDGHLFWKSPKFSNGGIYTGITHGSCAIIQFLLKADLKFKFDDTIKKLIVNSIDFLLKHKLNFEEYNFYFPTKIGEEVVKTPVEWCYGDLSIGYTLLNAGLHLKNELLEKTGIEILENTVKRTDPQNYIDDASLSYGSAGIAIVLKKALLLCDSPVLQTAYHDFIDKTLKHAKSVNGFAGYQAFFYKDSTEINLGFMTGLSGIGLAFLAHMDEKYLPFTCFLYL
- a CDS encoding fasciclin domain-containing protein, translating into MKKQIFTVAMALAFLSLASACNSSKPGSTTDTSTTTMTDTSSKMSSMADTSKMSTQEGVMVGGALMVPSKNIVENAVESKDHTTLVAAVKAAGLAETLSGKGPFTVFAPTNEAFDKLPAGTVAKLLKPEMKKDLAGVLTYHVVAGNYKAADLKDGLELTTVQGQKIKFSKKDGQWYVNDAKITITDAVSSNGVTHVIDAVLMPKK